The Acetivibrio saccincola genome window below encodes:
- the def gene encoding peptide deformylase, with product MAIRNIRTNEDEILRKKSKKVDVIDDRILTLLDDMAETMYYSKGVGLAAPQVGVLRRVVVIDVGDGLIELINPEIIEKEGEKKEIEGCLSFPGLLGEVVRPERVVVSALNRNGEKITLEGEDLLARAFCHEIDHLDGVLFVDKVERFISRDELERDNEEIDDEERGEEG from the coding sequence ATGGCAATAAGAAATATAAGAACCAATGAAGATGAAATATTAAGAAAAAAATCCAAAAAAGTTGATGTGATAGATGACAGGATTTTAACCCTTTTAGATGATATGGCTGAAACGATGTATTATTCAAAGGGAGTTGGGCTGGCAGCGCCCCAGGTGGGAGTGTTAAGAAGAGTTGTGGTAATTGATGTGGGTGATGGCTTGATAGAGCTTATTAACCCTGAAATAATAGAAAAAGAGGGTGAGAAAAAGGAAATTGAAGGCTGCCTTAGTTTTCCGGGGCTTTTGGGGGAAGTAGTAAGACCTGAGCGTGTAGTGGTGTCTGCCCTAAACAGAAATGGAGAAAAAATAACCCTTGAAGGGGAAGATCTTTTGGCAAGGGCATTTTGCCATGAAATTGACCATCTTGACGGGGTATTATTTGTAGATAAAGTTGAAAGATTTATAAGCAGGGATGAACTTGAAAGAGATAACGAAGAAATAGATGATGAAGAAAGAGGTGAAGAAGGTTGA
- the fmt gene encoding methionyl-tRNA formyltransferase, with the protein MRIVFMGTPEFALPSLDMLVNEGYEVAAVVTQPDKPAKRGKKITPPPVKEYAISKGLRVLQPEKIKTLEFLKTLEEIKPDLLITAAYGKILSKEILELPPLGCINVHASLLPKYRGAAPIHWCIINGEKITGITTMYTNEGLDTGDILLKAEVTITDDMTAGELHDKLSVLGAEVLKETLQKLKKNELERIPQDDGEATYAPIITKDIGKIDWSKSSCEIYNLIRGTNPWPGAFTHYKGAVMKVWKSEIVDEEPCGGLKPGTILRVSKEGIVVCCGKGKINIKEVQFASCRRMCVADYICGNKIDEGEILE; encoded by the coding sequence TTGAGAATAGTTTTTATGGGTACTCCTGAGTTTGCCCTGCCAAGTCTTGATATGCTTGTAAATGAAGGTTATGAAGTAGCTGCAGTTGTTACGCAGCCTGATAAGCCGGCAAAAAGAGGCAAAAAAATCACCCCTCCCCCTGTAAAGGAGTATGCCATAAGTAAAGGGTTGAGAGTTTTGCAGCCTGAAAAAATAAAAACCCTGGAGTTTTTAAAAACATTAGAAGAAATAAAACCGGATCTTCTTATAACGGCAGCTTACGGTAAAATACTTTCAAAAGAAATATTGGAACTTCCGCCTTTAGGATGTATAAATGTTCATGCTTCCCTTTTGCCTAAATACAGGGGGGCTGCACCTATACACTGGTGTATTATAAACGGTGAAAAAATTACAGGAATTACCACCATGTACACCAATGAAGGGTTAGATACAGGGGATATACTATTAAAGGCTGAGGTGACCATAACAGATGACATGACTGCCGGGGAGCTTCATGATAAATTGTCGGTTTTAGGGGCTGAAGTTTTAAAAGAGACACTTCAAAAGTTGAAGAAAAATGAGCTTGAAAGAATTCCACAGGATGATGGTGAGGCTACATATGCTCCCATTATAACCAAAGATATTGGAAAAATAGACTGGTCAAAGTCATCCTGTGAAATTTACAATTTAATCAGGGGCACAAATCCCTGGCCGGGAGCTTTTACCCATTACAAAGGTGCTGTAATGAAAGTATGGAAGTCTGAAATAGTGGATGAAGAGCCCTGTGGCGGTTTAAAGCCGGGTACAATACTAAGGGTTAGTAAAGAGGGGATTGTAGTTTGCTGCGGCAAAGGAAAAATAAATATAAAAGAAGTTCAATTTGCTTCCTGCCGGAGAATGTGTGTAGCTGATTATATTTGTGGAAATAAAATAGATGAAGGTGAAATACTTGAATAA
- a CDS encoding DUF116 domain-containing protein, whose protein sequence is MKVLLPVIMALAGLFKIKKNIVRRFYVDFNNITVSAMGKRYKKEDVIVLLPHCLQDADCVFKITNDISNCRKCGKCTIGGISRIVEERKVKCFVVTGGTAARNIVKKLKPKMILSVACERDLTSGIIDVGKIPVVGIVNERPNGPCYNTCVDVSVLKDKLDSIIK, encoded by the coding sequence ATGAAGGTATTATTGCCTGTAATTATGGCGCTGGCCGGTTTATTTAAAATCAAAAAAAACATTGTGAGAAGATTTTATGTAGATTTTAATAACATAACCGTAAGTGCCATGGGGAAAAGATATAAAAAAGAAGACGTAATTGTGCTTCTTCCCCACTGTTTGCAGGATGCGGATTGTGTTTTTAAAATAACAAATGATATTTCAAACTGCAGGAAATGTGGGAAATGTACAATTGGCGGTATTTCAAGAATAGTGGAAGAAAGAAAAGTCAAATGCTTTGTGGTGACAGGCGGGACGGCGGCCAGGAATATTGTAAAAAAGCTAAAACCAAAAATGATTTTATCTGTGGCATGTGAAAGGGATCTTACAAGTGGTATAATAGATGTGGGTAAGATACCTGTTGTAGGAATTGTAAATGAAAGACCCAACGGACCCTGCTATAACACCTGTGTTGATGTATCTGTATTAAAAGATAAACTTGACAGTATTATAAAGTAA
- a CDS encoding zinc metallopeptidase, translated as MLGFIYIDSSYLIFVFPALLFAFYAQFKVKNTFNKYSRVPNKKGLTGADVARIILERNGLYDVRVEKVGGELTDHYDPRSKVLRLSQVVYGSNSVAAIGVAAHEAGHAIQHSVGYGPLTLRSSLVPLAGIGSNMGFPLFLMGLIFSFEPLMYAGIIAFSLAVAFYLITLPVEFNASSRAIRSLEDTAVLDYDEVDPAKKVLSAAAMTYVASAAVAIGHLLRLLLIAGRRRR; from the coding sequence ATGTTAGGATTTATATACATTGATTCTTCTTATTTAATTTTTGTATTTCCTGCTTTATTATTTGCATTTTATGCCCAGTTTAAAGTGAAGAACACTTTTAACAAGTACAGCAGGGTACCGAATAAAAAAGGGCTTACAGGCGCTGATGTGGCAAGAATTATATTGGAAAGAAACGGACTTTATGATGTGAGGGTTGAAAAGGTTGGAGGGGAACTTACAGACCACTATGATCCTAGAAGCAAGGTGTTAAGGCTTTCACAGGTGGTATACGGAAGTAATTCCGTTGCAGCAATAGGTGTTGCAGCCCATGAAGCGGGTCATGCTATACAACACAGTGTTGGTTACGGTCCGCTGACTTTAAGAAGCAGCCTGGTGCCTTTGGCAGGAATTGGGTCCAATATGGGATTTCCTTTATTTTTAATGGGTCTTATTTTTAGTTTTGAACCTCTGATGTATGCAGGCATAATTGCGTTTTCCCTGGCAGTGGCTTTTTATTTAATTACACTTCCGGTGGAGTTTAATGCCAGCAGCAGGGCTATAAGGTCTTTAGAGGATACAGCTGTTTTAGACTATGATGAAGTTGACCCGGCTAAAAAAGTTTTATCTGCAGCTGCAATGACATATGTGGCTTCTGCGGCTGTTGCAATAGGACATCTTTTACGCTTGCTTTTAATAGCCGGAAGGAGAAGAAGGTGA
- the rsmB gene encoding 16S rRNA (cytosine(967)-C(5))-methyltransferase RsmB, which produces MNIDIPRETAVKILYDIDKNGAYSNISLGKHLDNGKLKDIDRAFITELVYGILKWKLTIDFIISRFSKIKLKKISPWILNILRTGVYQIIFTDKVPVSAACNESVKLAKKYGHAASSKYVNGVLRNISRNKDAIKYPDKKGNLSEFLSIKYSHPLWMVDEWLKRHGEEFTEELLKSNNETPHFTIRANTLKISRDSLKKILEEDGFEVEFGQYLDEALIIKNPKSLQRMDAFNKGYFQVQDESSMLAGRVLNPKPGDFVLDVCSAPGGKTTHLAQLMDNRGRIVARDIYEHKIELINQAVKRLGIGIIETEVFDATLFDEKLEGRVDKVLVDAPCTGLGIIRRKPDIKWTREKEDKNEIIKLQKKILYTSSKYVKKGGIIVYSTCTIEPEENENIIEEFLKDNKDFYLENPWESLPEKIRDLFKNVNGKREYIQLYPNKHNVDGFFIAKLKKRS; this is translated from the coding sequence ATAAATATCGATATACCAAGGGAGACAGCAGTTAAAATTTTATATGATATAGATAAAAACGGTGCTTACTCAAATATATCTTTGGGTAAGCACTTAGATAATGGAAAATTAAAGGATATAGACAGGGCTTTTATTACCGAGCTGGTTTATGGCATTTTAAAGTGGAAGCTGACTATTGATTTTATAATTTCAAGATTTTCAAAAATAAAACTAAAAAAAATATCCCCGTGGATATTAAATATCTTGCGCACCGGGGTTTATCAAATTATTTTTACAGACAAGGTACCTGTATCCGCTGCTTGTAATGAAAGTGTCAAACTTGCAAAAAAGTACGGGCATGCAGCAAGCAGTAAGTATGTAAATGGTGTTTTGAGAAATATATCAAGAAATAAAGATGCAATAAAGTATCCTGATAAAAAAGGTAATTTGTCTGAGTTTTTGTCTATAAAATATTCCCATCCCCTTTGGATGGTTGATGAATGGTTAAAAAGACATGGGGAAGAATTTACAGAAGAGCTTTTAAAAAGCAACAATGAAACACCACACTTCACTATAAGGGCAAATACTTTAAAGATTTCCAGGGATAGTTTAAAGAAAATATTAGAAGAAGATGGTTTTGAAGTTGAATTTGGTCAGTATTTGGATGAGGCACTTATTATAAAAAATCCAAAGTCTTTGCAGAGAATGGATGCTTTTAACAAAGGATATTTTCAAGTTCAAGATGAAAGCTCTATGCTTGCAGGACGGGTGCTTAATCCAAAGCCAGGTGATTTTGTTTTGGATGTGTGCAGTGCCCCAGGGGGAAAAACTACACATCTGGCCCAGCTGATGGATAACAGAGGAAGGATAGTAGCAAGGGATATTTATGAGCACAAAATAGAGCTTATAAACCAGGCTGTAAAAAGACTTGGAATTGGCATTATAGAAACGGAAGTTTTTGATGCCACATTATTTGATGAAAAACTTGAAGGCAGGGTGGATAAAGTTTTAGTTGATGCTCCATGTACCGGTCTTGGGATTATCAGGAGAAAACCTGATATAAAATGGACAAGGGAAAAAGAGGATAAAAATGAAATTATAAAACTTCAGAAAAAAATATTATATACTTCTTCAAAATATGTAAAAAAAGGTGGTATAATAGTTTATAGCACATGTACAATAGAGCCGGAGGAAAATGAAAATATAATTGAGGAATTTTTAAAGGATAATAAAGATTTTTATTTAGAAAATCCTTGGGAAAGTTTACCTGAAAAAATCAGGGATTTATTTAAAAATGTCAATGGAAAGAGAGAATATATACAGCTTTACCCAAATAAACATAATGTTGATGGTTTTTTCATTGCAAAGCTTAAAAAAAGGAGTTAA
- the rlmN gene encoding 23S rRNA (adenine(2503)-C(2))-methyltransferase RlmN, with translation MEGKVDLMNMEIDELEGFVLSLGEPKFRARQIFEWVNKGVKDIDSMTNLSKDLRENLKRNAYINNFEIVKKLISKIDGTRKYIFKLYDNDVIESVLMKYSYGFSVCISSQAGCRMGCSFCASTGAGFKRNLTAGEMLDQVLTIKNDIKERIGNIVIMGIGEPFDNYDNLIKFLRLVNHKDGLNIGFRYITVSTCGLVPQILKFSKENMPVTLSVSLHAPDDETRSKIMPVNNKYPLDKLVEACKIYTMITNRRITFEYSLINGINDSSGHAEKLVSLIKGMLCHVNLIPVNTVSNTGYKRSSRESIEMFKNILEKHGIKVTIRRGLGRDIDAACGQLRRNIIN, from the coding sequence ATGGAAGGGAAAGTTGACCTTATGAATATGGAAATAGATGAATTGGAAGGTTTTGTTTTAAGTTTAGGAGAGCCTAAGTTTAGGGCTCGTCAGATATTTGAATGGGTAAATAAAGGTGTTAAAGATATAGATTCTATGACTAATTTATCCAAAGATTTAAGGGAAAATCTTAAACGTAATGCATATATTAATAATTTTGAAATAGTAAAAAAGCTTATATCAAAAATTGACGGGACCAGGAAGTACATTTTTAAACTCTATGATAATGATGTTATAGAGAGTGTTTTAATGAAGTACTCATATGGTTTTAGCGTATGCATATCATCCCAGGCAGGCTGCAGGATGGGATGCAGTTTTTGTGCTTCTACAGGGGCAGGCTTTAAAAGGAATTTAACTGCTGGTGAAATGTTGGATCAGGTTTTGACAATAAAAAACGATATAAAAGAAAGAATTGGAAATATTGTAATTATGGGAATTGGAGAGCCTTTTGATAACTATGATAATTTAATTAAGTTTTTAAGGCTGGTAAACCATAAGGACGGGTTAAATATAGGTTTTAGGTACATTACTGTATCTACCTGCGGTCTTGTGCCACAGATACTAAAATTTTCAAAGGAGAATATGCCTGTAACTTTGTCAGTATCCTTACATGCTCCTGATGATGAAACCAGAAGCAAGATTATGCCTGTTAATAACAAATATCCACTTGACAAATTGGTTGAAGCATGTAAGATATATACTATGATTACTAATAGGCGGATTACATTTGAGTATTCATTAATAAACGGTATTAACGACTCTTCGGGACATGCAGAAAAACTTGTATCACTTATAAAGGGGATGTTGTGCCATGTAAATTTAATACCTGTGAATACAGTATCAAATACAGGGTATAAAAGAAGCAGCAGGGAATCAATTGAGATGTTTAAAAATATTTTAGAAAAACATGGGATAAAGGTAACTATAAGACGCGGACTAGGAAGGGATATCGATGCTGCATGCGGTCAATTAAGAAGAAATATTATAAACTAG
- a CDS encoding Stp1/IreP family PP2C-type Ser/Thr phosphatase, producing the protein MYNVRLGSGIVRFAAISDKGIVRDVNEDSYRIITGQDGVPDTFIIADGMGGHSSGDVASNMAVDFAKDYILNNPEIFSSEDSVLEGIRNLIEEANRAIYEKASQSKETLGMGTTFILTVVLKDKLYIGHVGDSRLYLIRDNTIKKLTTDHSYIEELILNGSITREEAKNHPKKNIITRALGCNETILVDTLTSPVNKDDIFVLCTDGLTNMLSEYKIMEIILKNDDLNYSCNELVRLANEKGGEDNITVIIMKKS; encoded by the coding sequence ATGTATAATGTCAGGCTAGGGAGTGGTATAGTGAGATTTGCAGCGATAAGTGATAAAGGTATAGTAAGAGACGTAAACGAGGACAGCTACAGAATTATAACCGGCCAGGACGGGGTTCCAGACACATTTATTATTGCAGATGGTATGGGCGGGCATAGTTCCGGGGATGTAGCAAGTAACATGGCTGTTGATTTTGCAAAAGATTACATATTAAACAATCCTGAAATTTTTTCTAGTGAAGATAGTGTACTAGAAGGAATCAGGAATTTAATAGAAGAGGCAAACAGGGCAATTTATGAAAAGGCGTCCCAGTCTAAAGAAACTTTAGGAATGGGTACTACCTTTATTTTAACTGTTGTCTTAAAGGATAAACTGTACATAGGCCATGTGGGAGACAGCAGATTATACCTTATAAGGGACAATACCATAAAAAAGCTGACTACTGACCACTCTTACATAGAAGAACTTATATTGAATGGTTCAATTACAAGGGAAGAAGCTAAGAACCATCCAAAGAAGAATATAATTACCAGAGCTTTAGGCTGTAATGAAACTATACTTGTGGATACGTTAACAAGTCCTGTAAATAAAGATGATATATTTGTATTGTGTACTGACGGTTTGACAAATATGCTATCAGAATATAAAATAATGGAGATAATATTAAAAAACGATGATTTAAATTATTCCTGTAATGAGCTTGTCAGATTGGCAAATGAAAAAGGCGGGGAAGACAATATAACTGTTATTATTATGAAAAAAAGCTAG
- the pknB gene encoding Stk1 family PASTA domain-containing Ser/Thr kinase, with the protein MIGQILGNRYELIEKIGGGGMALVYKARCKLLNRFVAVKVLRPDFTNDEEFIKRFKIEAQAAASLSHPNIVSIYDVGNEGDIHYIVMEYIDGVTLKEYLEEKGALDWKEAVNISIQICLAIKHAHENNIVHRDIKPHNILFTKDGMVKVTDFGIARAVTSSTITMVGGTIGSVHYFSPEQARGGFTDEKSDIYSLGIVLYELLTGRLPFNGDTPVSVAIKHIQEEPEEPINVNSQIPTGVNDIVKKAIQKDQSSRYQKAADLLNDLYKVLDKPSAQFFEEGNIEDSPTVRVPALGENSSFSGNAVSKKTGDNDMRRKKKKEKTTTIVAVATSILVVVAVLFMVGKVIMSQINQNNKEFVVDNYVGKNYQEVVRMLEDNNIRVKLVEKYNDEVPEGEIFYQDRGEGETLIPGEFSEIELHVSKGPEYFEIPDFRRTDYREAGSILRENGLRVVEELEYSDTVAIDYVIRTDPPMNARVKNGDTVIIFRSIGPEIKTTIVPDLIGMTRLEATNVLTERKLKVGNVYPEDMTSVVDKVTRQMPEPGVEVNEGTAISFFFDELIPKDKIVSRVVTLEDEEKYGDNIKVLVNIKRSDSNDVETILRDTIKKEDFPIVIQIPVPEDGSTQIKVYLDQKFYKEFEEIY; encoded by the coding sequence ATGATAGGTCAAATCCTTGGAAATAGATATGAGTTGATTGAGAAAATAGGCGGAGGCGGGATGGCTCTTGTCTACAAGGCAAGATGCAAGTTACTTAACAGGTTCGTTGCAGTGAAGGTCTTAAGGCCTGATTTTACAAATGATGAAGAATTTATAAAGCGTTTTAAAATAGAAGCCCAGGCGGCAGCCAGTCTTTCGCATCCAAATATAGTTTCTATATATGATGTAGGTAATGAAGGAGATATCCATTATATTGTAATGGAATATATAGATGGCGTTACATTGAAAGAGTATTTAGAAGAAAAAGGTGCATTAGACTGGAAAGAAGCAGTTAATATATCAATACAGATATGTCTGGCTATTAAGCATGCACATGAAAATAATATTGTACACAGGGATATAAAACCTCACAATATATTATTTACCAAGGATGGAATGGTTAAAGTAACTGATTTTGGAATAGCAAGGGCTGTAACTTCCTCTACTATAACAATGGTAGGGGGTACAATCGGCTCAGTTCACTATTTTTCCCCTGAACAGGCAAGGGGAGGGTTTACAGACGAAAAATCAGACATTTATTCTTTAGGGATTGTGCTTTATGAGCTTTTGACAGGAAGACTTCCTTTTAACGGGGATACACCTGTTTCAGTTGCCATAAAACATATACAGGAGGAACCGGAGGAGCCTATAAATGTAAATTCCCAAATTCCAACAGGGGTAAATGATATTGTAAAAAAGGCTATTCAAAAAGATCAAAGCAGCAGGTATCAAAAAGCGGCAGATCTTTTAAATGATTTGTACAAAGTTTTAGATAAACCAAGTGCCCAGTTTTTTGAAGAGGGAAATATTGAAGATTCTCCTACAGTAAGGGTACCGGCACTAGGTGAAAATTCATCATTTTCAGGTAATGCTGTATCTAAGAAAACAGGTGATAATGATATGAGAAGAAAAAAGAAAAAAGAGAAAACCACCACCATAGTGGCAGTTGCTACATCTATACTTGTAGTTGTTGCAGTACTCTTTATGGTGGGAAAAGTTATAATGTCTCAAATTAATCAGAACAATAAAGAATTTGTTGTAGACAACTATGTAGGCAAAAATTATCAGGAAGTAGTTAGAATGCTGGAAGATAACAATATCAGGGTTAAGCTTGTGGAAAAATATAATGATGAAGTTCCAGAAGGTGAGATTTTTTACCAGGACAGAGGTGAAGGAGAAACTTTAATACCTGGTGAATTCAGCGAAATAGAACTTCATGTAAGTAAAGGACCTGAGTATTTTGAAATACCTGATTTCAGGAGGACTGATTACAGGGAGGCAGGCAGTATATTAAGGGAAAACGGACTTAGGGTTGTAGAAGAGCTTGAATATAGTGATACAGTTGCAATTGACTATGTTATAAGAACAGACCCTCCTATGAATGCAAGGGTAAAAAATGGTGATACGGTAATTATATTCAGAAGCATAGGACCGGAAATAAAAACAACTATAGTTCCTGATTTAATCGGCATGACCAGGCTTGAAGCTACAAATGTCCTGACAGAGAGAAAGCTTAAAGTAGGGAATGTTTATCCTGAGGATATGACAAGTGTTGTTGACAAAGTGACCAGGCAGATGCCTGAGCCAGGTGTGGAAGTTAATGAGGGAACTGCTATAAGCTTTTTCTTTGATGAATTAATTCCCAAGGACAAAATTGTCAGCAGGGTTGTTACTTTAGAAGATGAAGAAAAATACGGTGACAATATAAAGGTTTTAGTAAATATAAAAAGATCAGATAGTAACGATGTAGAAACAATATTAAGGGATACCATTAAAAAAGAAGATTTTCCGATAGTTATTCAAATACCTGTACCGGAAGACGGAAGCACACAAATAAAGGTGTATCTAGATCAAAAGTTTTATAAGGAATTTGAAGAAATATACTAG
- the rsgA gene encoding ribosome small subunit-dependent GTPase A, which produces MPRGIIIRGIMGFYYVKTENGVYECKPRGLFRKDSITPLPGDIVSISIIDEKKKTGSIDEILPRTNQLTRPSVANVNQIAIVFSIKSPLPDFLLVDKILVTARQKGIDAVILINKIDLDEAGEYKKIKYSYEKTGYKVIPLSCLKGTGFEKLEEVLKDRITVFAGQSGVGKSTILNKIMDSYIMETGDVSKKNERGRHTTRHAELVELKTGGLIVDTPGFSSFEISDVSFEELKDYYPEFIAYANQCKFNGCFHVSEPGCAVKDALESEEIDKGRYIRYVELYNVLRDKHRRRYS; this is translated from the coding sequence TTGCCGAGAGGTATAATCATCAGAGGTATAATGGGATTTTATTATGTCAAGACAGAAAACGGGGTATATGAATGTAAGCCCAGAGGGCTTTTTAGAAAAGATTCTATTACCCCGCTGCCTGGAGACATTGTTTCCATTTCCATTATTGATGAGAAAAAAAAGACCGGCAGTATTGATGAAATATTGCCAAGAACCAACCAGTTGACAAGACCTTCTGTGGCAAATGTTAATCAAATTGCAATAGTTTTTTCAATAAAATCACCTTTACCGGACTTTTTGCTAGTTGATAAAATTCTTGTTACTGCCCGTCAAAAGGGAATAGATGCAGTTATTTTAATTAATAAAATTGATTTAGATGAGGCAGGGGAATATAAAAAAATTAAGTATTCCTATGAAAAAACAGGGTATAAGGTTATACCTTTGTCTTGCCTAAAGGGTACCGGATTTGAAAAATTAGAGGAAGTTTTAAAAGACAGGATTACTGTTTTTGCAGGACAGTCAGGAGTAGGGAAGTCAACAATTCTAAATAAAATAATGGATTCATATATTATGGAAACAGGAGATGTAAGCAAAAAAAATGAACGTGGAAGACATACTACAAGACATGCAGAGTTGGTGGAATTGAAGACAGGGGGACTAATTGTGGATACTCCGGGATTCAGTTCTTTTGAAATATCTGATGTAAGTTTTGAGGAACTTAAGGACTATTATCCTGAGTTTATCGCCTATGCCAATCAGTGCAAATTCAATGGCTGTTTCCATGTAAGTGAGCCTGGCTGTGCAGTTAAAGATGCCTTAGAGTCAGAAGAAATTGACAAAGGCAGGTACATTAGATATGTTGAGCTTTATAATGTGTTAAGGGACAAGCACAGAAGAAGGTATTCATAA
- the rpe gene encoding ribulose-phosphate 3-epimerase, whose protein sequence is MIKIAPSLLAADFSKMGEEIVCVENAGADLLHIDVMDGSFVPNITIGSPVIASLKRISKLKFDVHLMIKNPERHLEAFVEAGADMITVHVEGNYHLHRLIQQIKGYGVKAAVAINPSTPLSSIEWILEDLDMILIMSVNPGFGGQEYIEFTTRKIKDARKMIDAKGLKVDIEVDGGINTNNIHKVVKAGANVIVSGSTIFSAPDRKSIIRELRERALNG, encoded by the coding sequence TTGATTAAAATCGCACCTTCCCTTTTAGCAGCAGATTTTTCAAAGATGGGGGAAGAAATAGTTTGTGTTGAAAATGCGGGGGCAGACTTGTTACATATAGATGTTATGGATGGGAGTTTTGTGCCTAACATAACAATAGGATCGCCTGTCATTGCTTCTTTAAAAAGAATAAGCAAGCTTAAATTTGACGTCCACCTCATGATTAAAAATCCTGAGAGACATTTGGAAGCCTTTGTTGAAGCTGGTGCTGATATGATAACTGTTCATGTTGAAGGGAATTATCATCTCCACAGGTTAATCCAGCAAATAAAAGGGTATGGGGTTAAAGCGGCGGTGGCCATAAACCCAAGTACTCCACTTAGCAGCATTGAGTGGATTTTAGAGGATTTGGACATGATACTTATAATGTCTGTAAATCCGGGCTTTGGAGGACAGGAATATATTGAGTTTACCACCAGGAAAATAAAAGATGCCAGAAAAATGATAGATGCAAAGGGTCTTAAAGTTGATATTGAAGTTGATGGTGGAATAAACACCAATAATATACATAAAGTTGTAAAAGCAGGTGCCAATGTTATTGTGTCCGGTTCTACCATTTTTAGTGCACCGGACAGAAAGAGCATTATAAGAGAGCTTAGGGAAAGGGCATTGAATGGTTAA
- a CDS encoding thiamine diphosphokinase: MTGIIVSNGNIEDYDFYRKYFKKESLVIAVDGGAFHLRNLGIKPDILLGDFDSILKEDYENYYKAGVEILKFPEEKDATDTEIAIDEGIKRGLRQIILMGVIGSRLDHSLSNVFLLKKILDNGIKGMIVDTYNEIYLIKDRIKIKKEEGYKLSLLPATDKVEGVTTKGLYYGLNDATIEFGSSFGVSNEFISDSAEISIKKGLLLVIKSRD, translated from the coding sequence ATGACGGGAATTATTGTGTCCAATGGAAATATAGAGGATTATGATTTTTACAGAAAATATTTTAAAAAAGAAAGTTTAGTTATTGCTGTTGACGGGGGAGCATTTCACTTAAGAAATTTGGGCATAAAGCCGGATATTTTGCTGGGAGATTTTGACTCTATATTAAAAGAAGATTATGAAAATTATTATAAAGCAGGGGTGGAAATATTAAAATTCCCTGAAGAAAAAGATGCTACTGATACGGAAATTGCAATAGATGAAGGGATAAAAAGAGGCTTAAGGCAAATTATCTTAATGGGTGTAATTGGCTCTAGGCTTGATCATTCCTTATCTAATGTTTTTTTGTTAAAGAAAATTTTAGATAATGGAATAAAGGGAATGATAGTAGATACATACAACGAGATATATTTAATTAAGGACAGAATTAAAATAAAAAAAGAAGAAGGGTATAAATTATCTTTGCTGCCTGCTACAGATAAAGTTGAAGGAGTGACCACTAAGGGATTGTATTATGGGCTGAATGATGCCACCATTGAATTTGGCAGCAGTTTCGGGGTAAGCAATGAATTTATAAGTGACAGTGCTGAAATATCAATAAAAAAGGGATTATTGCTGGTTATAAAATCAAGGGATTAG